Proteins encoded together in one Acidobacteriota bacterium window:
- a CDS encoding AAA family ATPase codes for MGAQSPEEAARTVFLKRIRIDNVRAIAGLEVDFNSEDGGARKWTLLLGENGTGKSTILRCIALLLCGRDALPELLGRDPSSWIRSGRTNARIEGTIATAQGDDRVHLELHRDETISKTIDRNAEPLAPLEDALAHTGRSYFLTGYGASRRLGRPGIPGDEQRSGRAARVRTLFDADAALRPLASWAMDLHYVRGESFLSLIRSALAELLPDARFKDIDKTRKTLVFDTADGPVSLDDLSDGYQNVAAWVGDLLYRTTGTFDDYSNPLATRGLLLIDEIDLHLHVKWQRRLRRFIDNKLPNFQIVATTHSPMTAQQAGRGEVHVLARPTPAAAPEIRGYDTSPDRLALHQLIEPFFGIDTVDSARITGLKDEYRALKGKRRRSADENRRLEVLREQLADAPPAWNGGEGTKAQTEALRSIQALIENAAVRASGTSDDKTPKTKPLRSQVGRKVVVK; via the coding sequence ATTGGTGCGCAATCACCCGAGGAGGCTGCCCGAACCGTGTTCCTCAAACGCATCCGCATCGACAACGTACGCGCCATCGCGGGTTTGGAGGTCGACTTCAACAGCGAGGACGGCGGCGCGCGGAAATGGACGCTGCTACTCGGCGAGAACGGTACGGGCAAGAGCACGATCCTGCGCTGCATCGCCCTTCTCCTCTGCGGGCGCGATGCTCTGCCGGAGTTGTTGGGGCGGGATCCGTCGAGCTGGATTCGCTCCGGGCGAACGAACGCCCGCATCGAAGGCACCATTGCAACCGCCCAGGGAGACGATCGCGTACACCTGGAGCTGCATCGGGACGAGACGATCTCCAAGACGATCGATCGAAACGCCGAACCGCTAGCCCCACTAGAAGATGCTCTCGCGCACACCGGGCGAAGCTATTTCCTCACCGGCTATGGGGCATCGCGTCGCCTCGGCCGTCCCGGCATACCTGGAGACGAGCAACGATCAGGCCGGGCTGCCAGGGTCCGCACCTTGTTCGACGCCGACGCAGCGCTCCGGCCGCTTGCATCGTGGGCTATGGACCTGCACTACGTCCGGGGTGAGAGCTTTCTTTCGCTGATACGATCGGCGCTTGCCGAGCTTCTTCCCGACGCTAGATTCAAGGACATCGACAAGACGCGCAAGACCCTGGTCTTCGATACGGCAGACGGACCCGTGTCGCTCGATGACCTGAGCGACGGCTACCAGAACGTGGCGGCCTGGGTAGGAGATCTGCTCTACCGGACCACCGGGACGTTCGACGACTATTCGAATCCCCTGGCAACGCGGGGACTCCTGTTGATTGATGAGATCGACCTGCACCTGCACGTCAAGTGGCAACGGCGACTGCGACGTTTCATCGACAACAAGCTGCCCAATTTCCAGATCGTGGCGACCACGCATTCTCCCATGACCGCCCAGCAGGCCGGTCGAGGTGAAGTCCATGTCCTTGCTCGCCCGACACCCGCAGCCGCACCCGAGATCCGAGGCTACGACACATCTCCCGACCGGCTCGCGCTTCATCAGCTCATCGAGCCGTTCTTCGGCATCGATACGGTCGATTCTGCCCGGATTACCGGTCTCAAGGACGAATACCGGGCTCTCAAGGGCAAGAGACGTCGCTCTGCCGATGAAAATCGACGGCTGGAAGTTCTGCGCGAACAGCTCGCCGACGCGCCGCCGGCGTGGAACGGCGGCGAGGGAACCAAGGCGCAAACCGAGGCGCTCAGGTCAATTCAAGCCCTGATCGAGAACGCCGCGGTCCGCGCCTCGGGGACTTCCGACGACAAGACACCGAAGACGAAGCCCTTACGCTCCCAGGTCGGGCGCAAGGTCGTGGTCAAGTAG